From the genome of Vibrio gangliei, one region includes:
- a CDS encoding aspartate/glutamate racemase family protein gives MKTIGLLGGMSWESTLNYYKAINQGIKQALGGLHSSKLCLYSVDFDEIEKLQNLGQWDQTVKILSQAAQSVEAGGADFLLICTNTMHKVADEIQSGISIPIVHIADATAKQLQADGIKRVGLLGTQFTMEQPFYKQRLIDNFGVDVIVPNAEDQSIVHQVIYSELCLGKIEEKSRNQYLRIIDKLHQEGAEAVILGCTEIALLVEQRHTTISLYDTTEIHAAEAVRMVLSE, from the coding sequence ATGAAAACGATTGGGTTGCTCGGTGGCATGAGTTGGGAGTCTACACTTAATTATTATAAAGCCATCAATCAAGGCATTAAGCAGGCTTTAGGTGGTTTGCATTCATCCAAGCTGTGTCTATACAGTGTCGATTTTGATGAAATTGAAAAGCTGCAGAATCTTGGGCAATGGGATCAAACCGTAAAAATACTGAGTCAAGCAGCCCAATCGGTGGAAGCGGGTGGTGCGGACTTCTTATTGATTTGTACTAACACTATGCACAAAGTAGCCGATGAGATTCAGTCCGGTATTTCTATTCCAATTGTGCACATCGCCGATGCGACCGCGAAGCAATTACAGGCCGATGGTATAAAACGTGTTGGGTTACTGGGTACCCAATTCACCATGGAACAACCGTTTTATAAGCAACGTCTCATTGATAATTTTGGCGTAGATGTCATTGTGCCGAATGCTGAAGATCAATCGATCGTCCATCAAGTGATTTACTCTGAGCTTTGTTTAGGCAAAATTGAAGAAAAGTCACGTAATCAATATTTGCGCATCATCGATAAACTGCATCAAGAAGGGGCAGAGGCAGTCATACTTGGCTGTACAGAGATTGCATTATTGGTTGAGCAGCGACATACAACAATATCCTTGTATGACACTACGGAAATTCACGCAGCGGAAGCGGTTCGCATGGTACTATCCGAGTAA
- a CDS encoding LysR substrate-binding domain-containing protein, whose translation MRLNASGTIYAWELENETEQLRLKVNGQFAFNSSTQILQAALAGFGFAYLPEDLLQDQLNSGELVAVLKDWCPPSPGLYLYYPNRRQHRMAFQLLLDELKYEA comes from the coding sequence ATGAGGCTAAATGCCAGTGGAACCATTTACGCGTGGGAATTAGAAAATGAAACCGAACAACTTCGACTGAAAGTAAATGGACAGTTTGCTTTTAATTCGTCGACTCAGATTTTACAAGCAGCTCTAGCTGGGTTTGGCTTCGCTTATTTACCTGAAGATCTACTGCAAGATCAACTGAACAGTGGTGAGTTAGTGGCCGTTTTGAAGGATTGGTGTCCGCCAAGTCCGGGGCTGTATTTGTATTACCCGAACCGACGACAACACCGTATGGCCTTTCAATTATTGCTCGATGAACTGAAATATGAGGCTTAA
- a CDS encoding class I SAM-dependent methyltransferase, translating into MKQNKYDDPDFFDAYAQMPRSTDGLASAGEWEVFRSHLPELKEKTILDLGCGYGWHCQFAAEQGATQVIGIDLSEKMLAKAKALTTANNVEYQQCAIEDFTAEPGSLDVIFSSLALHYVEDLASVFRKSAELLKTGGVLCYSVEHPIFTSNASQDWHYQDGQIQHWPLDNYFHEGLRKTSFLGSEVVKYHRTMESHITLLLDSGFDIQAVVEPKPSDKLVEEMGWHDELRRPMMLIIEAMKK; encoded by the coding sequence ATGAAACAAAATAAATACGATGATCCTGATTTTTTCGATGCTTATGCCCAGATGCCTCGCTCAACAGATGGGTTGGCATCGGCCGGTGAGTGGGAAGTGTTTCGTTCACACCTACCTGAATTAAAAGAGAAAACGATCTTAGATTTAGGGTGTGGTTATGGTTGGCATTGCCAATTTGCTGCCGAACAAGGTGCGACGCAAGTGATCGGTATCGATCTATCAGAGAAAATGCTAGCCAAAGCAAAAGCACTGACTACAGCAAACAATGTCGAATATCAACAGTGTGCCATTGAGGATTTTACAGCAGAACCCGGATCGCTAGACGTCATTTTTAGCTCTCTTGCTTTGCATTATGTGGAAGACTTAGCCTCGGTATTTCGTAAGTCAGCTGAGTTATTAAAAACAGGTGGCGTATTGTGTTATTCGGTAGAACATCCGATTTTCACCTCCAACGCTTCACAAGATTGGCATTATCAAGACGGTCAAATTCAGCATTGGCCACTGGATAATTATTTTCATGAAGGGTTACGCAAAACCTCATTTTTAGGCAGTGAAGTCGTCAAATATCACCGTACGATGGAAAGCCATATCACTTTATTGTTAGATTCAGGCTTTGACATTCAAGCGGTTGTAGAGCCTAAACCATCAGATAAATTAGTAGAAGAAATGGGGTGGCATGATGAGTTACGTCGCCCGATGATGTTAATCATCGAAGCGATGAAAAAATAG
- a CDS encoding glutathione S-transferase family protein — protein sequence MKVYGDTLSGNCYKVKLVLSLLGIEHEWQHVDILKGEAKTPTFLAINPNGKVPTVLLDDGRVLSESNAIIGYFADGTDLIPQDRFLKAKAYQWLFFEQYSHEPFIAVARFIQKYQGMPAERLDEYHSLQPGGHKALTIMEQALRESDYLVGETLTIADIALYGYTHVAHEGGFDLSQYPAIQAWCQRICEHDGYVEMI from the coding sequence ATGAAAGTATACGGAGATACATTGTCGGGTAATTGCTACAAGGTGAAATTAGTGCTGTCGCTGTTAGGGATTGAACATGAATGGCAGCATGTGGATATTTTAAAAGGTGAGGCGAAAACCCCAACGTTTTTGGCGATAAATCCCAATGGCAAAGTGCCAACGGTGCTGCTTGATGATGGTCGGGTTCTCTCTGAATCGAATGCCATTATTGGCTATTTCGCCGATGGTACGGATTTGATCCCCCAAGATCGTTTCTTAAAAGCGAAAGCCTATCAATGGCTTTTCTTTGAACAATATAGTCATGAGCCTTTTATCGCCGTGGCTCGGTTTATTCAAAAATATCAAGGCATGCCTGCAGAACGACTGGACGAATATCATTCGCTTCAACCTGGTGGTCATAAAGCGCTAACCATCATGGAGCAAGCATTACGAGAGTCTGATTATTTGGTGGGAGAGACGCTGACCATCGCTGATATTGCCTTGTATGGATACACTCATGTTGCACATGAAGGTGGGTTCGATTTGTCTCAATACCCTGCGATTCAAGCTTGGTGTCAACGTATTTGCGAGCATGATGGTTATGTTGAAATGATCTAA